A DNA window from Choristoneura fumiferana chromosome 2, NRCan_CFum_1, whole genome shotgun sequence contains the following coding sequences:
- the sty gene encoding sprouty signaling antagonist yields the protein MDEYGGPAAPPRPPKPAARVHRPTGARQPTVSLLRPRPETERERNAYVEAPRRPHAAPTAGHAAASQPLKPVTTQPAAAADKRRAGALAADSIVCESCGRCRCEQCARPRPLPSRWLCGSCLCSAEACVDYASCMCCVKALFYHCGSGEEEAGEPCACGPRLACVGALAVPLPCLWLYWPLRGCAAAGAAAYARCRRSGCRCPEPPPRLSSII from the coding sequence ATGGATGAGTATGGCGGGCCGGCGGCGCCGCCCCGGCCGCCCAAGCCGGCGGCGCGCGTCCACAGGCCGACGGGCGCGCGCCAGCCCACCGTTTCATTGCTGCGGCCACGACCGGAGACTGAGCGAGAGCGCAATGCGTACGTGGAAGCCCCGCGGCGGCCGCACGCCGCCCCGACGGCCGGCCACGCGGCCGCCTCGCAGCCGCTCAAACCGGTGACGACGCAGCCGGCCGCCGCGGCCGACAAGCGGCGCGCCGGCGCCCTGGCGGCCGACTCGATCGTGTGCGAGAGCTGCGGCCGCTGCCGCTGCGAGCAGTGCGCGCGGCCGCGGCCGCTGCCGTCGCGCTGGCTGTGCGGCAGCTGCCTGTGCAGCGCCGAGGCGTGCGTCGACTACGCGTCGTGCATGTGCTGCGTGAAGGCGCTGTTCTACCACTGCGGGAGCGGCGAGGAGGAGGCGGGCGAGCCGTGCGCGTGCGGGCCGCGGCTGGCGTGCGTGGGCGCGCTGGCGGTGCCGCTGCCGTGCCTGTGGCTGTACTGGCCACTGCGCGGCTGCGCGGCGGCCGGTGCGGCGGCGTACGCGCGCTGCCGCCGCTCCGGCTGCCGCTGCCCCGAGCCTCCGCCGCGGCTGTCCAGTATTATCTAG